The following proteins are co-located in the Silene latifolia isolate original U9 population chromosome 1, ASM4854445v1, whole genome shotgun sequence genome:
- the LOC141657264 gene encoding protein FAR1-RELATED SEQUENCE 5-like, translated as MSTSDATTSSSTNNSFKTPRTRIEILNALQYIPFCPEEKKLKVGQVFGTLESGEFCYKEYCTICGFTPRLATTKRIKGNELPNSFALRNVVCNRQGVKESRKRKRTDTDTDTAENDAESDVTDVSRVRPITRINCRALVQFKYQENGTYIVTRFDEAHNHPLASPESTIFLKGNRKMTEVQKQFVTKVKVRKLGGVKAYRGWKELCGGYDNIVATEVDFKNFVRDIKTYIGNFDAQMFVENRIGKKTYAVHFTLIL; from the coding sequence atgagtacaagtgatgcaactacgtCTTCTTCTACAAATAACAGCTTTAAAACACCAAGGACAAGAATCGAAATATTAAATGCACTCCAGTACATTCCATTTTGTCCAGAGGAAAAGAAACTTAAAGTAGGACAAGTATTCGGAACGCTAGAATCAGGAGAGTTTTGCTACAAAGAATATTGTACAATCTGTGGGTTTACGCCAAGACTTGCAACAACAAAAAGGATTAAAGGCAATGAGTTaccaaacagttttgcattaaggaatGTTGTCTGCAATAGGCAAGGTGTAAAGGAAAGTAGGAAAAGGAAGAGGACTGATACTGATACTGATACTGCTGAGAATGATGCAGAATCTGATGTGACAGACGTAAGCCGTGTGAGGCCGATTACAAGAATTAACTGTCGTGCATTAGTGCAGTTTAAATACCAAGAAAATGGAACTTATATTGTTACTAGATTCGATGAAGCACATAACCATCCACTTGCTTCGCCTGAATCTACAATATTCTTGAAAGGAAACCGAAAAATGACAGAGGTACAGAAACAATTTGTCACAAAGGTAAAGGTGCGAAAACTAGGTGGTGTGAAAGCCTATAGAGGTTGGAAGGAGCTGTGTGGAGGTTACGACAACATTGTGGCTACTGAGGTTGATTTCAAAAACTTTGTCAGGGACATAAAAACCTACATTGGTAATTTTGATGCGCAAATGTTTGTTGAAAATCGTATTGGGAAAAAGACATATGCagttcattttactttgattttatag
- the LOC141657272 gene encoding protein FAR1-RELATED SEQUENCE 5-like: MMFGEVLSEDATYGTNKYDMVFVPFTGVDHHKRCITFGAWLICDESIECYTWLFKTFLEAMGGCQARIIITDQDKSMKSVVPEVFKESTHRLCMWQIMKKLREKVSYQLFQDEDFKTRLNRCVWNNQLEPDELKEQCGKIMLDYQLVEHEWFSDLYDLRERWMPAYFKDVSMSGLMRVTSRSESENSFFDRFLTPHLTLVEFWVCYESALEAQRHKQSKLNSENKHSEIPRKTKSNLEVHASEMYSHNIFKDFQIELVAALSDCRFKDVKKIDDTKIYILTDLQMPNKSWNVAYSPDNMEITCSCSMFQRMGLLCRHCFWILHNQDFQKIAE, from the coding sequence ATGATGTTCGGTGAGGTGTTATCAGAAGATGCTACATATggaacaaacaagtacgatatggtgTTTGTGCCTTTCACAGGAGTTGATCACCACAAAAGGTGCATAACCTTTGGAGCTTGGTTGATATGTGATGAAAGTATTGAGTGTTATACATGGTTGTTCAAGACATTTTTGGAAGCAATGGGCGGGTGCCAGGCGAGAATTATAATTACTGATCAAGATAAATCAATGAAGTCGGTAGTCCCAGAAGTGTTTAAGGAGTCAACACACAGACTGTGCATGTGGCAAATAATGAAGAAACTAAGAGAAAAAGTCAGTTATCAACTGTTTCAAGATGAGGATTTTAAGACCAGGCTCAAtaggtgtgtttggaacaaccaacTTGAGCCTGATGAATTAAAAGAACAATGTGGGAAGATAATGCTTGATTATCAACTTGTAGAACACGAGTGGTTTTCAGATTTGTACGATCTCAGGGAACGGTGGATGCCTGCCTATTTTAAAGATGTTTCCATGTCTGGCTTGATGAGGGTTACTTCTAGGTCTGAGAGTGAAAACAGTTTCTTTGACAGGTTCCTCACACCTCATTTGACCCTTGTTGAGTTTTGGGTGTGCTATGAGAGTGCCTTGGAAGCACAAAGACACAAGCAGTCCAAGTTGAACAGTGAGAACAAACACTCTGAAATCCCACGGAAAACAAAGTCAAACCTTGAAGTCCATGCTTCTGAAATGTACTCGCACAATATTTTCAAAGACTTCCAAATAGAATTGGTTGCAGCTTTGTCTGATTGCCGTTTTAAAGATGTGAAGAAGATTGATGACacaaaaatatatattctaacTGACTTGCAGATGCCAAATAAGTCATGGAACGTAGCATATTCACCAGATAACATGGAGATTACTTGTTCCTGTTCTATGTTTCAAAGAATGGGCTTGTTGTGCAGGCACTGCTTTTGGATTCTACACAACCAAGATTTTCAGAAAATAGCAGAATAG